In the genome of Elephas maximus indicus isolate mEleMax1 chromosome 6, mEleMax1 primary haplotype, whole genome shotgun sequence, one region contains:
- the LOC126078187 gene encoding probable G-protein coupled receptor 148, translating into MNLSSERCNISDWLRLEATVKASVYVVAFSFATFITVIIIAIVSQNLKLRKETRYILLCHHLLCISSYCGLGIVFQGMRALLANSPLLICWVVFGAQLSVGEGILFTLALMALNTYLAICWPLRSLSLVNSVKYRILAGTWTTIILKNVCLFVIEGTNPTPVAVLKSEPLCPVILNGTPARVTGMVFLFLLLSVILISYSLIYQEGKRAGHFNRSNIKARKTVFIHLVQMGLHVVPTLVFIGLGKTCGVFFFALNLVLFSVFAFAQCFNPLIYGLQNRELQSRLHHWMCCEL; encoded by the coding sequence ATGAACTTGTCTTCTGAGCGCTGCAATATCTCggactggctgagactagaagcaaCGGTGAAGGCCTCTGTATATGTGGTTGCTTTCTCCTTTGCCACATTCATCACTGTCATCATTATTGCAATAGTGTCACAGAATTTGAAACTGAGGAAAGAGACCCGGTACATTCTCCTTTGTCACCATCTCCTGTGCATCTCCTCCTACTGTGGCCTGGGGATTGTTTTCCAAGGGATGCGGGCACTGCTGGCCAACAGCCCCCTGCTGATATGCTGGGTGGTGTTTGGGGCACAGCTGAGTGTTGGAGAAGGGATTCTCTTCACTCTGGCCTTGATGGCTCTCAACACTTACCTGGCAATTTGCTGGCCATTGAGATCTCTGTCCCTTGTCAATTCAGTTAAGTACAGGATTCTGGCTGGGACCTGGACCACCATTATACTCAAGAATGTTTGCTTATTCGTCATAGAAGGCACTAACCCCACTCCGGTtgctgttttaaaatcagaacctCTTTGCCCTGTCATCTTGAATGGCACTCCTGCGAGAGTCACTGGCatggttttccttttccttcttttgtctGTCATTCTTATAAGTTACTCCCTGATATACCAAGAAGGGAAACGGGCTGGCCATTTCAATAGGTCAAATATCAAAGCAAGGAAAACAGTTTTTATTCATTTAGTGCAGATGGGCTTACATGTAGTACCAACCCTGGTATTCATTGGTTTGGGGAAGACGTGTGGggtatttttctttgctttaaatCTGGTGCTTTTTAGCGTCTTTGCATTTGCCCAGTGTTTTAACCCTCTGATCTATGGGCTCCAGAATAGAGAGCTGCAAAGCAGATTACATCATTGGATGTGCTGTGAGCTGTAG